The genomic interval CGCCGTATCTTCACCCAGTGACATTCAAACCAATTACTCCGCAAGACCTGGCGCCTCTTTTTCCCTTGGAACTGATCAAACAGGAAGTCTGCCAGGAGCGTTTCGTTGACATCCCTGATGAGGTCCGGGACATTTATGCACTTTGGAGACCGACGCCTCTGTACCGGGCGCGGCGCTGGGAAAAGGCGCTGGATACGCCGGCGAAGATTTACTACAAGTGGGAAGGCGTAAGTCCTCCGGGCAGTCACAAGCCGAACACGGCCGTGGCGCAGGCGTACTACAACAAAAAGGAAGGCGTTAAGCGTCTGAGCACCGAGACTGGGGCGGGACAGTGGGGAAGCGCACTGGCCTTCGCGTGCAATCTCTTCGACCTGGAATGTAAAGTCTATATGGTAAATGTAAGCTATCATCAGAAGCCGTACCGCCGCATCCTGATGGAGACCTGGGGAGCCACGGTCGTCCCCAGCCCGAGCAGGGACACAAACTTCGGTCGAAAGCTCCTTTCCGAAAACCCGAAAGCCTCCGGGAGCCTGGGCATTGCCATCAGCGAGGCGGTCGAAGATGCGGCGGTGAGAGACGACACCAAGTACTCTCTTGGCAGCGTGCTCAACCATGTTCTCCTGCATCAGACTGTCGTCGGGCTGGAGGCCAAGAAACAGTTGGAAATGGCCGGGGACTATCCCGATATTCTGATAGGCTGCGTTGGCGGTGGAAGTAATTTCGGCGGCTTCTTCCTTCCGTTCATTCCTGACAAGCTTAAAGGTTCGGCCAAATCATTACGTATCGTCTGCGTCGAACCTACGGCCTGCCCAAGTCTCACGAAGGGACTGTACGCTTATGATTGGGGCGACACTGCAAAGACCGGACCGATTGCGAAAATGCACACTCTCGGGCATGGCTTTGTACCGCCGCCGATACATGCAGGCGGACTGCGCTACCACGGAATGGCGCCTATCGTTTGCGCGCTCTACGATCACGGGATCATTGAAGCGACTGCTTTAGCTCAGACACAAATTTTCGACGCGGCAATCAGTTTCGCCCGGACCGAAGGATTTGTTGTGGCGCCGGAAACCGCCCATGCAGTGAAAACTGTCATGGACGAAGCGCTCAAATGCAAGAAATCTGGAGAGGCCAAGGTCATTGCCTTTAACGCCAGTGGTCACGGTCATTTCGACCTGGCCGCGTACGAGTCATTCTTGTCAAACAAACTGGAGGATTACGAATATCCGGATGATGAGATAAGAGCTTCCCTCAGGGAGCTGCCGAAGATAAGCGAGTAGTTCGGCGCCGGTCTGTGGGTCCAAACGCGACCGACCGATGGAGACGCGACCTCAGCTGTGCGCGGGCAAGTGTGCTTGCTTGCCGGGGCGAGTCACCTGCGGGTGCAGAGGACGACTGACTAGTGGAAATAGGTGACTGTCCCTAATTCTTTTTCGGATACCCGACCGTCTGTGCGAGTGTAACCCTCTGGTCAGGCCGCAGCTTCATTGCTTTCTCAAGGGCTGGCTTGTCAATCGAGGCGCGTATTACCGTTGCCAGTCCTTCTGAAGCGCAATAGAGATAAACGTTCTGGCCGATGAAGCCGGCGGCGGCTCCTGAATAGAAGACTTTTTGCTCATCAATTGATTTACCCATCCTGGAGTAGTCCGCGACGTAGATGAGATTCAGAGGCGCCTCCTGAACGAACGCCTGAGAACCGGCCAGGGCCCGGATATCCTGTGCCAGGACCGGCTCCAACGAGTGTGCCTTCGCATCATAGAGGTAAAGACCATCGGCGGTGGCAACATAAACATCTATTTCCTGCCGGTTCATCGCAGATGGCGCAGTGCGTTTTCCTGATTCCGGACGGTTTACTCCGAATGCCGCCCAGAGCAGGTTTGAAAGTACTTGTGGCGGCAGCTTCTCAGTACTGAATGCACGCGATGACTGCCTGTCCTTCAAAACCTGCATCAAGGGTTTCCCACCATCCGTCTGCGGTTTCGGAAGAGGGACAGATTTCAATTCCTGCGCAAAACCCGGACAGGAACAAATTAACAGAGCGACCAACGCCAAACATCCAGCCAGATACGATAGTCTGTTCACGATTTTCCTCCCTTGAATGCTACGGTCATTCGCACGGTCACGAACTTCTGGAAATAGGTGACTGTCACTAATTTCACTAATTTCGAATATAGCAGAAACTGCCGGGTTGTGGTATAGTTGGCCTGCTTTTTTTGCGCGGAGGCGCTGTGCCGACGGAAACGCCTTTCATCAGGAAACATAAAGAGCACGGAGCGAGACTTGTGGAGTTTGCCGGCTTCATGATGCCGGTTTCGTATAAGGGAATAATTCACGAGCACACGAAGGTGAGGGAGTCTGCCGGGGTGTTCGACGTCTCTCACATGGGTGAGATTATTGTAAAAGGTCCTCGTGCTTTGGAAACCGTTAACTTCCTGATCACAAATGATGCATCCGAACTTCGTGAGGGTGATATCCTTTACTCACCAATGTGTAATGAGCGCGGCGGGATAGTTGATGATATTCTCGTTTACAATCTCGGGAATTCTTTTCTGCTTGTTGTGAATGCGTCCAATACAGAGAAGGACTTCAACTGGATCAAACGGCTTGAGAAAGATGGCGTGGTCATAGAGAATGCCAGCGACAGAACAGCTCAGCTTGCTCTCCAGGGGCCGCTATCCGAAAAAATTGCATCCAGGATCTTTGGAGATTCTGTGCGGGAGCTTCAGTACTACAAACACGCCAAGTTCTCTTTCAGGGGGAAAGATCTGCTGGTCTCCCGAACCGGGTACACAGGAGAGGACGGGTTCGAGATCTACCATGAGCCGGACCTGGCAGATAAGATGTGGGATGCGCTTTTCGAAGCCGGCCGTGACGCCGGGCTTGAGCCAATCGGATTGGGAGCAAGGGACACTCTGCGGCTCGAAATGTCCTACTGCCTCTATGGAAATGACATTGACGACACCACATCGCCCCTCGAAGCTGGAATTGCGTGGACCGTGAAGCTCGAAAAGGGCAGGTTCCAGGGTAGGGAAGTTCTTCTCAAGCAGAAAGAAGATGGGCTGAAAATGAGACTGGTCGCCTTTGAGATGGATGACGAAAGGATACCGAGAAAAGGGAACAAGATTCTCTCTCGTGAATCCACGATTGGAACTGTAACCAGCGGAAGCTACTCACCGTCTCTCGAGAAGGGGATAGGGATGGGTTACGTGAATGAAGGGGTGGGGAAAATTGGCGACAAGCTCAATATTCAGACCAGGGAGAACCAAGTCTCGCCTGCGACAATCGTGAAGAAACCGTTTTACAGGAAAGCGTCTCACAAATAGGGCAGAAAGGGATCTGACAGAGAAAGGAAGAGATGATGCACCCTTCCAATTTCAAGTACACGGAGCAGCATGAATGGGCTTTGATTGAAGGTGACATTGCGACGATAGGCATCACGGATTACGCGCAGAAAGAGCTCGGAGATGTCGTGTTCGTTGAGCTTCCCGCTCCCGGCACGAAAGTCTCCTGCATGAAGCCTTTTGGGGTGATCGAAGCAGTAAAGACAGTCTCAGACATTTTCTCGCCTCTTACCGGCGAGGTGTTGGAAACCAACGAGAAACTCAAAGCTTCACCCCAACTTATCAATGAATCTCCGAACAAAGACGCCTGGATGATAAAGATAAAGATTGCCAACCCTGCCGAGCTGGGAAAGCTTCTTCCGGTGGAGAAGTATCTTGAATTGACTGGTGAGAAGGAATAGAGAGAAGCATGCATCCGTTCATTTCGACCAGCAAGAAAGAAAGAGAAGAGATGCTGAAAGCGGTGGGCATCTCCTCCTTTGAAGAAATCCTGTCCCCGATTCCCGCAGATTTGAGAATGCATCTCTCTCTGAATCTCCCAAAGGCGCTGTCAGAGCTTGAAGTAATAAAGAAGCTGTCCGCGTACTCTTCACTTAATCTTGATTCTTCGAGATACGTGTCGTTTCTCGGGGGAGGCATCTACGATCACTTTGTGCCATCAGCCATCCCGTTTATTTCGTCGAGGTCGGAGTTTGCCACTTCGTACACTCCATACCAGCCGGAAGTGAGTCAGGGAACTCTCCAGGCGATTTTTGAATACCAGTCGATGATGGCCGAGCTAACGTCCATGGATGCAGTGAATGCATCGCTCTATGATGCGGCTACCGCATGCGCTGAAGCCGCTCTTCTTGCCGCTTCCGTGAAAGGGAGGAAGAGGGTTCTGGTGAGCTTCTCCGTTAATCCATTTTACCGGAATGTGATTGAGACTTACCTGAAAGTCTCAGGAATAAAAGTCGAGACAATACCGGCAAAAGATGGAGTGACTGACAGAGAGTATCTCTCACGGTTTGATGCTTCGAAATTCGATGCAATCTTCATCCAGCACCCGAACTTTTTTGGCTTACTGGAAGATCCCTCGCACTTTTCGGAATTCATTCATGACGGAGGCGGGCTCCTCGTCTCGGTGGTAAATCCAATTTCCCTGGCTCTACTTAAGCCGCCCGGGAAGTACGGGGCAGACATAGCAGTCGGAGAAGCCCAGCCGCTTGGAAACGGCATGAATTTCGGCGGCCCTTTGCTTGGCTTCTTCGCGACCAAAATGGACTTGGTCCGGAGGATGCCGGGAAGGCTTGTCGGAGAGACGGTTGATTTGGACGGCAGAAGAGGCTTTGTGCTCACTCTCCAGACCAGGGAGCAGCACATCAGAAGGGAAAAAGCGACATCCAACATCTGCACGAATGAATCCCTGCTTGCTCTTTCGTCTGCCATATATCTTTCTCTTATGGGAAAAGACGGCCTGAAAGAGGTCGCAAAGCAGTGCCTCATGAAGGCGCATTTTGCCAGGAAGTGCATATCAGAGGTTGAAGGTTTCTCAATCGCCTTCCGAGGCCCGGCTTTCAATGAATTCGCAGTGAAATGTCCCGTGCCCGCCGCGCAGGTGATCAAGAAGTCTTTGAGAAAAGGAGTGCTCGCAGGCGTTGGTCTCTCGCTTCTTGGTCCTGCTTACAAGAACTTTCTTCTTGTTGCGGTCACCGAGAAAAGGACCAAGGATGACATCCTTAAACTCGCAGAATCGTTGAGGCGCGCATGACTGGCAATTCTCGGCAAGAAAAGACGGGAGTGGCGTCGATTCTGGTAGAAGTGCAACCCCCTCACCTTGTTCCTCTCCCCGTTGGGGAGAGGTTGGTAAGGGGAAGGTGGAGAATGAAGTGAACAGCGTCGAGGAAAAGTTGATAATCGAACTGAGCAGCGAGGGGAAGAAGGGTTACACGTTGCCCGAGCTGGACGTTCCGGAAGTAGATGCGTCTCAAATCATCCCGTCAAATCTTCTGAGGGAGGAAGAGGCGGAACTTCCGCAAGTTTCTGAGGCGGCGGCCGTCAGGCACTTCACGAGACTCTCGGCATTGAATCATCATGTTGACAAAGGATTCTATCCTCTTGGCTCATGCACGATGAAGTATAACCCCAAGGTGAACGAGGAAACCTCATCACTTCCCGGGTTTCAAGGACTTCATCCCCTTACGCCGGCGAGCGGCTCCCAGGGTGCACTCAGACTGATGTATGAATTGTGCGAGCTCTTGAAAGAGATTGTCGGGATGGATGCGGGGACTCTTCAGCCTGCGGCCGGTGCTCACGGTGAGCTCACGGCAATGCTCATGGTTGCCGCGTATCACAGAAAGAAGAAGCGAAGCAGGAAGAAAGTGATTGTTCCTGATTCGGCGCATGGAACAAACCCTGCAAGCGTGGCTCTCTCAGGGTTTCAGGTCGTCCAGGTGAAATCATCGCCGGATGGAAGAGTTGACCTCGAAGAGCTGAAGAAGCTCGTTGATGATGATGTGGCAGCACTCATGCTCACGAATCCGAATACGCTTGGACTTTTTGAAAAGAGTATCCTTCCGATCTCCGAGCTGATCCATTCCGTTGACGGCATAATGTATCTCGACGGAGCAAACCTCAATGCGCTTGTCGGCATCGTGAAGCCAGGAGACATGGGGTTTGATGCGGTCCACATTAACCTGCACAAGACGTTCTCAACTCCTCACGGCGGCGGTGGTCCTGGTTCAGGACCTGTCATGGTCAACGAAAAGCTTGAACAGTTTTTGCCTGTTCCCAGAGTTGTATCGAAAGAAGGGACTTTCAAACTTGACTGGAAGAAGAGAGACTCGATCGGGCCGGTTCACAGCTTCTACGGGAATTTCGGTGTCCTTGTGAAGGCCTTCACATATATTCTGATGCTCGGAAATGAAGGGTTGAAAGAAGTGAGCGAAGCTGCGCTCGTGAATGCAAACTACCTGCTCAAGTCGCTCGAGAAGCTGTTTGACGTTCCATATCCCGGCCCGTGCATGCATGAGTTCGTGCTTTCCGGGAGGAGACTCAAGGCAAACGGAGTGCGGACCCTGGATGTTGCCAAGCGGCTCCTGGACTTTGGAATGCACGCGCCCACCATCTATTTTCCTCTCATAGTGGAGGAAGCTCTTATGATTGAGCCCACTGAGACCGAGGATCGGGCATCGCTCGACGCTTTCATAGATGCTTTGAAGCAAATTGTGGGAGAGGCAGAGAGGTCGCCCGACATCCTGAAGACTGCGCCAGTCACGACACCCGTGAGAAGACTGGACGAGGCGCGGGCGGCAAGGGAGCTGGTTTTGAAATGGAAGAGCCACAGAGGGTAGATCGCACTCTTGCCTGGAACATCAATCCGGTTTCCCAGAGCAAGTTCCTGGCGGTGTCTATTATTGTGCTTTTTGTTGCGGTCGCGTTCGGAGTATATGTCTCCACGAAAGACTATTTGTTCGGGGTCATGTCTTTCGTGATTCTGTTTTTTGCTCTTGGCTCATTTTTCTTTCCGACATCGTATGTGCTTGACAAGGACGGCATCCTGGTCGGGACGCGCTTCTCGAAAAGCAAGAAACCCTGGTCCAGTTTTCAGTCCTTTTCTCATGACAGGCATGGAATCACACTCAGTCCGTTTCTCAAGTCCTCCTGGCTTGAACCGTACAGGGTTACAAGGGTAAGGTTTCGGGAAAACAGGGAGGAAGTCCTCGGATTCGTGAGAGAGAGACTGGGTTCCGAGGCAGAGCGGACGAAGAGAGCAAAAGACAAATCCAGCGTCTTGTCGCAGGCCGGATCTCCGACCGTTGCCGCCGGAGACGGGATGAATGCGCTTTCAGAACAGGACATGGCCATTGTTGACAGTCTTGCGAGGAGAATCGTTGACTTAAGGATGGGAGTACCTGCTATAGTGTTTCTCGAAAGTAGCAAGCCGCTCACGTTCCTTGGAAGCCAGGTAGTCGTCTTTTTCGAGCCATTCGTAAGAACTTTCTTCAGTGTCCCCAATTATGGTAGATTTGTCAGACTGATGGAAGACAGAAAGAATGTTGACCTTCTGATGGACAAGATCGAGGCTTTTGACAAGGAGAAGCAGGCAGAGGAGAAACGTTTCAGGGCTGCGCACCCAGGACTCGTGTCGCGGGTAAGCAAGAAGGTCGGAGAGAAGCTCAGGACGAGAGGGAAATGATGACTTCCGTGGACCGGGAAAACATAGACGCCATTCTAGCAACTGATTGCGGAAGCACGACGACCAAGGCGATTCTTGTTGAGAGGACCGGAGAAGACTACAGGCTGATCGCAAGAGGCGAGGCGCCGACTACTGTCGAGGCTCCATTCGAAGATGTTACCAGGGGAGTTCTCAATGCTGTTAGAGAAGTTGAAGAGATCGCGGGGAGAAAGATTCTTGATGGTGAGACAATAGTCACTCCCAGGAATGGCGGCGAAGGTGTTGACCTCTACCTGTCAACTTCCAGCGCGGGCGGCGGACTTCAGATGATGGTTGCCGGCGTGGTGAAGAGCATGACCGCGGAATCCGCTCAGAGGGCAGCTCTGGGAGCAGGCGCAATCGTGATGGACGTTATCGCGTCGAACGACGGAAGACGCCCCCATGAGAAGATAGCCAGAATAAGGCACTTGAGACCCGATATGATTCTGCTCTCCGGCGGAATTGACGGTGGAACGACTGCTCACGTTGCCGAATTGGCTGAGCTTATCAGCGCCGCTGACCCGAAGGCAAGGTTGGGGGCAGGATTTGATCTTCCGGTAATCTACGCAGGAAATATCGATGCAAGAAAGATTGTTGAGGACAGACTCGGAGATAAAACTGCTCTTGTCATCACAGACAACATCAGGCCTGTCCTTGAGGTAGAGAACCTCCGTCCGGCGAGAACGAAGATCCACGATCTTTTCCTTGAGCACGTGATGGCGCACGCCCCGGGGTATAAGAAACTCATGTCCTGGACCAATGTCCCAATCATGCCTACTCCCGGTGCCGTCGGCGCAATCGTCGAGGGGATAGCGAAGGAGGAGAAGATCGAAGTGGTCGGAGTGGACATAGGCGGTGCTACGACCGATGTCTTCTCCGTTTTTCAAGGCGTTTTCAACAGGACTGTGAGCGCAAATCTCGGAATGAGCTATTCAATCTCGAATGTCCTTGCAGAGGCAGGGATTGAGAACATTGTGAGATGGGTTCCTTTTGAGATGGATGAAACAGATCTGCGCAACAGGATCAAGAACAAGATGATAAGACCCACGACGATACCTCAGACTCTCGAGGAGCTCCTGGTGGAGCATGCCATCGCAAGAGAGGCACTGAGGCTGGCATTTGTGCAGCATAAGCTCCTTGCGGTCGGGCTTAAAGGAGTCCAGCAGCAGAGGACAATATCCGACACCTTCGAGCAGGAGACTTCGGGCGAGACGCTGGTGAACCTTGAAACGCTGAATCTGCTTGTCGGAAGCGGCGGAATCTTGTCCCATGCTCCGAGGAGAGCGCAGGCCGCGCTTCTTCTAGTGGATTCGTTCCTGCCGGAAGGGGTGACATCCCTTGCTGTCGACAGCATATTCATGATGCCTCAGCTCGGGGTCCTTTCAACGGTTCACAGAAGGGCGGCAAGCCAGGTCTTCAAGAATGATTGCCTTATTGAGCTCGGAACATGCATTGCTCCAATCGGGCAAGGGAAGGAGAGGAGCGAGTGTCTTTCAGTGAAGCTCTCTTCTCCAACCGGAGAAACAGAGGAGAGAAAGATAAAGTTCGGAGAGATGGCTCTCGTTCCTCTCGGGCTGGGCGCAGACGCCAAGTTGAAATACGAATTGGAGAGGGGCTTTGAGCTGGGGCAGGGACTTCCGAGGAGCGGGGAGATCAAGGTGAGAGGCGGAGTCGTGGGCATAATCATTGACTGCAGAGGAAGGAGACCTTTTCTTCTTCCTGAGAGCAGGGAAAAACTCATTTCAAAACTCCGGGAATGGAGCAGAGCTATCTCTGCTTACCCGGAGTAGGAGAGACCTTTGGCACACGCATACACGCCGGGCCTTACAGTCACCAGGAGTGTCCTGCTGAGGAGAGAAAGAAAGCTCCCTCTGAAAGGCAAGGTGCTTGTCAAGCTGGGAGACAAGGTAACTGCCGAGACTGATGTCGCATCGACCGAGCTCCCGGGCCAGGTCGAGACTGTCAACCTCTCGAACATACTCGGACTTCCGCCTGCTGATGTCGGCGGCTGTCTTTTGGTCAAGATGGGAGACCATCTTAAGAATGGTCAGGTCATTGCGAGGAGCAAGAGTTTCTTCGGGCTGTTCAAGTCAGAAGCCAAGGCGACCTGCGAATGCACACTTGAAGCCGTTTCCGACATAACAGGTCAGGCAATCCTGAGGCAGCCGCCCATCCCGGTCAAGGTAACGGCCTACATTGACGGCAAGGTGTGCGCCGTCAAAGCCGAAGAAGGCGTGACGGTGGAGGCCTTCGGAAGCTTCATTCAGGGCATCTTTGGAGTAGGCGGCGAAACTGCCGGCCAAATTCACTTTGCAGCTCAGGCTCCGGATGACGCGCTTACCGACAGTGAAATCGGAAACGATGTTGACAGGAAGATTGTGGTAGGCGGCTCGATCGTGACCTATTCGGCAATTGAGCGGGCACGAGAGCGTGGTGCAAAGGCTATCATTGTCGGCGGTCTCGACGACAAGGACCTGAGGACATTCCTTGGGTACGACCTCGGTGTTGCGATTACCGGCTCGGAAGAGAAAGGAATTACGATCATAATCACAGAAGGATTTGGAAGAATGCCGATGGCCGAGAGAACGTTTGGACTCCTCAAGGAACTCAGCGGCAAGAAAGCCTCTGCCACCGGAGCTACTCAGATACGCGCGGGCGTGTTGAGGCCCGAGATAGTCGTGCCATTTGATGGAGCCGGAGAGAAGGATATTGCCTCACTTCCTTCTTCTCAGGGACTCTCTCTTGGAAGTGTTGTGAGAGTGATAAGGCAGCCCGATTTCGGAAAGATCGGAAAGGTTACGTCACTTCCCCCGGAGCTCAGGACCCTTGAGACTGAATCAAAGGTTAGGGTGCTGGAACTTGAGTTCGCCAGCGGCGAAAAGGTCATTTTGCCCAGGGCAAATGTTGAAATCATAGGGGGTGAATAGGCCCGGCCTGCTCTCTTCCCTTCACGCTCTCCAGAGAATTCGAGCAAAGAGGCCCCATGGAGCGAAAACAGTTTAACTGGGTTCTGCTGACCTGGGTTGTCGCCGGCCTCGTAATCCTCGCAGTTTTCTTCATCGTCCACAGGCAGTCGAAGGCGAACGAAGCCAAGCTTACCGTAGAGCTCAATCATAGGCGGCTGACTCTCGCCAGAGTGACCGCAAGAAGCGTAAGCCGTCACTTCGAAGACCTCGAAATGACGCTTGAGTTTATGTGTTCCGAGGATGAGATCGGAAGTCCGGGCTCTCCCGGCGCGAAACACGAGCTTCAGCGAAGTCTGGCGCGACTTTCGAGCATGATAGATGACCTCTGCCTGGTCGATACGGCTGGCACGGTCATTGTCTCTGCTCGCGGCGGCCCCATCTCTGAAGGGTTAAGAAAAGAACTCAAACCCCTCCTGCTTGCTCTGGCAGACAACCAACCCGTTGCAATCAGCGACATCTACGATAAGGCAGGGCGCGGAGGAGAGATTGCTCTTGCTATGCCCATGAAGCACGGCGGCGTCCTCGATGGAAGCATTGTCGCCATAATCCCTCTTGCCAAACTAAGCACACCGGAATTCGTTGAGGCCGGCTCCGCCAAGGATAGCGACGCATGGATCATCGACGACAAAAGCAATGTCATAGCAAGTCCAAAGCATCCTGAGATGATGTTTGCAAATGTTTCGGTTTCGCAAAAGGGATGCGGCAAGTGTCACAAAGACATGAAGTTGGAAAGAAGAATGACAGAAGGTCTTCCGGGAATCGGGGAGCTCTCTGTGAAATCGGCTGTGAAGGAGTTCGTTGCCTTCCATCCTGCAAGAGTCGGGCAGAAGGTTTGGACGGTCGCGGTCGCAGTTCCATATTCCGAAGCAGCCAGGCTTATCCATAGAAGCATTTGGTATTTCACCGGCCTTCGGATTCTAATTGTGGCAGCGCTGGTCGGCGCTGCTCTCATTGTTTCGAGAGTTGTCTCTGAAAACGTCAGGGCTGAGGAGAGGATGAGGTGGACTGAGTACGCGGCCCGGTCAGAACGGCTCACAGCCAGGAACATGCTCTCGGCAAAGTTTGCACACGAGGTAAGGAACCCGCTTACCTCCATTGCCCTGAACACAGACCTCCTCAAAGACGAGATAGAGAAGTGCAAAGGACCAGACTCGGCTGAGGCAAGAATTCTTCTGTCGTCTATTGGAAATGAAGTTGAAAGACTCAAGAGAGTGTCGGACGAGTACCTTCAGTTTGCGCGGCTCCAGAAACTCAGAACCGAGCAGGTGAATATCAATGCCGTTCTTTTGCAACTTATCGGTTTCCTCAGAGGCGAGCTGGAATCTCACAGAGTCAAGCTTACCACAAACCTCGATGGTTCTCTCCCGCGTGTCCCCGGTGATGCGAACCAGCTGAGACAGGCATTTATCAATGTGGTTAAGAATGCCATGGAGGCGATGCCGAAAGGCGGCGAAATAAAGATTCTTACGAGAAAGAGCGAGGGGCGGGTCGAGGTAGAGATTTCTGACACCGGCGTTGGGATTCACGAAGCAGATATAGAAAACGTTTTTGTTCCGTTCTTCAGCACAAAAGAGCATGGAACGGGGCTTGGGCTTCCGGTCACACGCGAAGTAGCCAGGGAACACGGCGGCGAGATCACTCTGAAGAGTGTTCCCGGCAAGGGTACGGCCGTCCTTTTTACCATTCCGACTGGAGAGATTGCGTGAGATTGAATCAAGTCAGGGGCCGGCGATCGAGTCAACAAATCGGTTTTGGGTTACCCGTTGAAGTTGACCCAGGCTGGAACCCCGACCTTTCCTTTGGGGGGTGACTCTACTGGATTCTATTCTTGTGGTAGATGATGAGCGCGAAGTAAGAGAATCACTTTCGCGGATTTTTTCGAAAGAAGGATACAAGGTATTCCTCGCCGAGAACGCCCGCAAGGCCCTTGAACTCCTTGCAGAACGGCTTGTGAATGTCCTGGTTGCAGATGTCAAGATGGAGGGAATGGATGGTCTGAGTCTTCTCAGAGAAGCTAAGAAGATCAGGCCCTCTATTGAAGCCATTATCATGACTGCTTACGGCTCCACAGATATCGCCTTCGAATCCGGGGCTGCCGGAGCGTACGCCTTCATTCAGAAGCCGTTCGAGAGAGTGGTCATGACAACAGCCGTAAGAAATGCGCTCGAAAGGCAGCGGCTTGAAAGCAGAGTGAAATCTCTTGA from Candidatus Eisenbacteria bacterium carries:
- a CDS encoding ATP-binding protein codes for the protein MERKQFNWVLLTWVVAGLVILAVFFIVHRQSKANEAKLTVELNHRRLTLARVTARSVSRHFEDLEMTLEFMCSEDEIGSPGSPGAKHELQRSLARLSSMIDDLCLVDTAGTVIVSARGGPISEGLRKELKPLLLALADNQPVAISDIYDKAGRGGEIALAMPMKHGGVLDGSIVAIIPLAKLSTPEFVEAGSAKDSDAWIIDDKSNVIASPKHPEMMFANVSVSQKGCGKCHKDMKLERRMTEGLPGIGELSVKSAVKEFVAFHPARVGQKVWTVAVAVPYSEAARLIHRSIWYFTGLRILIVAALVGAALIVSRVVSENVRAEERMRWTEYAARSERLTARNMLSAKFAHEVRNPLTSIALNTDLLKDEIEKCKGPDSAEARILLSSIGNEVERLKRVSDEYLQFARLQKLRTEQVNINAVLLQLIGFLRGELESHRVKLTTNLDGSLPRVPGDANQLRQAFINVVKNAMEAMPKGGEIKILTRKSEGRVEVEISDTGVGIHEADIENVFVPFFSTKEHGTGLGLPVTREVAREHGGEITLKSVPGKGTAVLFTIPTGEIA